A stretch of DNA from Gottschalkia acidurici 9a:
TTAAATAAGGAAGTTACAGATTTAAGTGGTGGACAGAGAACTAAGGTTTTATTAGCTAAACTTCTTTTAGAATCACCAGATATACTACTATTAGATGAACCTACAAACTATCTTGATGAAGATCATATAGAGTGGTTGAGAGCATATCTAAAAAACTATCGTAATGCGTTCATACTAATATCACATGATGTACAGTTTCTAAACAGTGTAGTTAACGTAATATGTCATGTTGAAAACAAGACATTAACAAGATATATAGGGAATTATGATAGCTTTCTAAAGGAATATGAAGCAAATAAAAAACAATTAAAATCTGCATATGAAAAACAACAAGAAGAGATAGCTAGGCTTGAGAATTTTGTTAAAAAGAATAAAGCAAGAGCTGCCACAAAAGGTATGGCAACTGCTAGACAAAAAAAGTTGGATAAGATGCAAAGGATAAAGATTTCAAGTGAAAAATCAAAACCACAGTTTCAATTCAAGTTTTCTAGAGCGTCAGGAAAGGTGATTTTTGAAGCAAAAGATTTAGTTATAGGATATAAAGAGCCTCTAACAAAACCTCTAAACTTGATAATGGAAAGAGATCAAAAAATAGCTCTAGTTGGAGCTAATGGTTTAGGAAAATCCACACTACTGAAAAGTCTAATTGGATTAATTAAGCCTATAAGTGGAAGCGTCAAATCGGGTAGTTATCAAGATATAGGTTACTTTGAACAAGAAATTAAAGAATTAAATAATAATAGTGTTGTAGATGAGGTGTGGAATGACCTTATTGAATACAATAGACATCAAATAAGAGGTGCGTTAGCTAGATGCGGACTAACAAACAAACATATAGATAGCAAGATATCAATGTTAAGTGGAGGAGAGCAAGCAAAGGTTAGACTATGTAAGCTTATAAATAAGCCTACAAACACACTGATACTAGATGAGCCAACAAATCATTTAGATGTTGAAGCAAAACGTGAGCTTAAAAGAGCATTAAAAGAATACGAGGGAAGTATACTCTTAGTATGTCATGAGTCAGAGTTTTACAGGGATGTTGTGACTGATATATGGAACTGTGAGGACTGGATTAAATAACTAATAAAGAATGTCATAGAGACTTTATGTAAAACTATATTTATATAATCAGAGTAAATAGTATAGAATAGGGGAGACCGAAATTGGAAAACAAAATTTTCGAAACTTGGATGAAAGGATATATAATTAAAGATCATATAACAAATAAAAATATAGAAGTAGGAGACTACACATACTATTCAGGATATTATCATGAGAAACACTTTGAGGACTACTGTGTTAGATATCTTTCGCCAGATATGGATGACGTAGATAAACTTAAAATAGGAAAGTTTTGCTCGATTGGTTCTGGAGCGACATTCATAATGTCAGGTAATCAAGGACATAAGTATGACTGGGTTACAACATATCCATTTTTTTATACGCCAGACCTCAATGAAAATGCTTTAGATGGATTTGAGAGAAAAGGAGATACTATTATTGGAAATGATGTATGGATAGGAACTGAGGCTATGATAATGCCTGGAGTTAAAATTGGTGATGGAGCTGTTATAGCGTCAAGATCAGTAGTAACTAAAAATATTGAACCATATACAATAGTAGGTGGTAATCCAGCTAAAGAGATAAAGAAAAGATTCTCAAAGGAAGAAATACAAATGCTACTCGAATGTAAATGGTGGGATGTAGATATAAATATAATAAAAAAATACATTCCACTTATGTGCAGTAATAATATTAAAGAATTTGTTCTTAAGATTAAAGATGAAATCAGGTAAAGTTTTAATAATTTTAAAATACATTAAAGAAATAAATAATTATCTATATTACAATATATTGAAAGTTATTGTTAGCTAAATAATACAAATCGCTTAAAGATTTTCAAGAAATTTATTAGAAAATATAATAAAATAATATAGTAAGAAATATATAGTTTGTTTAGTCTTGAGAGGGAAGTGTACATCATGCATGATATAAGGAAAACTTTTTTAAATTTTATAAAGTTATTTATAGGACTTTTTCTATGTGCTCTTGGAATAGTTATGACTATTAACGCAAATTTAGGCCTTGCTCCATGGGACGTATTTCATAAAGGAATTTCAAATATACTAGGTACTACCATAGGGCAATCTAATATTATAATAGGAGTTTTTATTGTTATCTTAGACAGTTTGTTGGGTGAAAAAATAGGATGGGGAACACTATGTAATATGTTTTTTGTTGGTATATTTATGGATTTCATAACATCGACCAGCCTCATATCAGTTATGGATACTTTTACACAAGGAGTTATTATGATATTGGTTGGAATGTTTATAAGTGGTGTAGCTTCATACCTTTATATAAGTTCGGGTATGGGAGCAGGTCCTAGGGATGGACTAATGGTTGCATTAGTAAAAAAGACTAATAAGTCTGTAAGGTTTGTTAGAAATTCTATTGAAATAAGTGTATTAACAGTTGGATATGTTTTAGGTGGATTTGCAGGCATTGGAACGTTAATTATATCATTAGGAATGGGGTACTTTGTTCAACTTGCCTTTAAGATATTTAAGTTTGATGTTAAGAAAGTTAAGCATAGACTAATTGTAGATGATATAAAAGCACTGAAGAGGAAGTTGTTAAGGACACAATTATCAGATAAAAAAGAAAGTTAGTATTATATATTAGATTTTATTTAATTAATGTTTTAGAAGAAGAATATTTATTTAGAACTGCAGGATATACATGAAGATAAGAAAAATTACTGAATCTAAAAATATAAAACGGCTTGATTCATGTTCATTTATACTCTAAGGTCAACCTATATGAGTAATAGCTATATAGACAAAGTCTCTATAGTACTAGAAAAGTATAAGTCACGTTAGAAAGTAATACAGTTATATTTAAGAGAAAATTTATCTTAGAAACTCTATTGAATAATAAAAAAAGGATGTCATGGTATGGAATATAAATTTCTGATACTGTAACATCCTTTTTAGATACAAAAAAGCAAAAATTAGCTGTTGACTAAAGAGTATCTTTGTTTGAAAATTATAGATAAATCATTGTTAAATGAAGAATACATAGCTCATCTGAAAAATTAAAGTAACTATGTTCCTCATTAGCATGAAAAGAAATAGAGTCATATTCATTTAATGTATGTTTCTTACTAGAAACTGTAATATCCGTTGTACCTGACATAACAGTTATTATCTTCTTTGCATTAGGATGATTTACTTTTGTTGTATAGGTGCCTTTTGGAGCTAAGTAGGCTCTATATACTTCTAATTTCCCATCGCTTTCAGAAAACATAGGCTCAATTTGCCAATCTTTGCCTTCATCAGAAATTTTTATTCCTTCTCCAAAGCGTGATATATTAACAGTGTTTTGTATATTAAGAATATCCATTAGTTGAACAGAGAGAGCTTTAGCTATCTTCCAAATAACTGAGATAGTTGGGTTACCTTCTCCTCTTTCAATATTACCAAGAGTTATTTTACTAATTCCTGCCTTCGAAGAAAGCTCTTCTAAACTAAAACCTCTTTCTTTTCTTAATGATCTAACTATACTTCCTATGTTTTGAATAAAGTAATCTGGATTATTTTCTTGTATTGACAAATTTAAACCTCCCGATCAATCTATTATTTTATATTTTTTTATAAAAAATGCATAATATAATTTACTTTTTCAATAAAAAAGTATAGTATATTATACGTAACCTTTGTGAAAGACAAATATATTATATATTATAAAGGAGTGTTTATATGCGTGCAATTCTTATTGGAATATTATCATCACTGTTTTTTTCAGCAACATTCATTATAAATCGTGCAATGAATGTTAGTGGACTGAGCTGGGCATGGACAGCATCATTAAGATATTTTATGGCAATTCCAATATTATTTATTATTGTTGCAATTCGAGGAGAACTTAAACCTTTATTTAAAGAAATAAAGATAAATCCTTTTAAATGGCTTATATGGGGTTCTATAGGTAATATTGGTTTCTATGCGCTTTTAAGTTTTTCATCTATATTTGCTCCTGCTTGGCTTACTGCAGGTACATGGCAAATAACTATTATAGCGGGTGCTCTGTTAAGTCCTATGTTCTACAAAATTATTAAAACTCCAGAAGGTATGAAAAAAGTAAAAGAAAAAATTCCACTTTCTAATTTGAAAATTTCAATGATTATTCTTTTAGGCGTTATATGTATGCAAGCTAAAGAAGCAACTTCTATTAGTTTACTTTCGTTCTTGATGGGATTCATCCCTGTCATAATAGCCGCATTTTTCTTTCCATTGGGAAATCGTAAAATGATGGAGGTAGTTCAAGGAAGACTTAATACTTTTCAACGTTCACTAGGTATGGCTATATCCAGTATACCTATTTGTATAGTATTGGCTATATACGGATTCAACTCAACCGGTATTCCAAATGGTGGACATATTTTAAATACATTTTTACTAGCTTTATTTTCTGGAGTTTTTGCTACGGTTCTGTACTATTATGCAACAGATATGGTAAAAAATCAGTCTTCACTTTTAGCAGCTGTTGAATCTACTCAGTCTGGTACAATGGTATTTACAGTACTTGGAGATATACTTTTACTTGGAGGATCTATGCCAAGTGGCTTATCACTAGTTGGAATTATCTTAATTATTGTTGGTATGATTATGAATGGTTTGTTTATAGGTATAAAATCATCATAGAATTTTATCGTATTAAATAAATTGGATAATATTTATGAGTTTAGATTCATATTCATGATTCATAAAGTGGTGCCCTATAATAGAAAGTATTTTCTATAAACAAGGCACCATTTTGTTATATTTAATTAATATTCTAAAGAAAGTGATATTATTTCGCACGGAATAATATCTTTTTTATGTAAGGTATGCATAGCAAATACTTTAATATATAATATATTGTGGAATTTAATATTTTTCTAAAAATCAAATTACTTTATCTCATCACTGATGAGTAAGGAAATTTATAAAATGGGGGAGAACAAAGTGTCTTTAAGAAAAAATTTAACAGTAGCAGAAAGCTTAAAGAGTGATGGTATTAATATTGAAGTTTTAGAATACGACAATCTTACAGCGACTAACGCGCAAGAGGCAGAAAATATATTTTATATGAATAAAGCTGGTGTAAAGTTAAGACAATGTTGTGTTACACTAGACGGTACAAGAGGAGTTCAGTTATCTAGTGGAGCTATGAGTTTCATGAAAGGTGATATAGATATAGGTACTAATGTAAAAGGAGTAGGGGATTTCCTAGGTAAATTTGTATCTTCTAAAGTAACAGGAGAAAAAGCAATAAAACCTCTTTATAAGGGAGTAGGAGAGATTTATCTAGAACCATCATATAAGCATTTTATTTTACATGAATTGAAGAATGAAAGTATCTGCATGGATGACGGTATGTTCTTTGCAGCAGGAGAAGGTATAAAAATATCTGCTAAACCTATTCAAAGACTTTCTGCTGCAGTAGCTGGAGGAGAGGGCTTATTTAACTTATGTGCAGAGGGTTCTGGACCTCTTTTATTAGAGTCTAAAGTGCCTTTAAGTGAGATTCTGGTATATAACCTTGTAAATGATACATTAAAAGTAGATGGAAATTTTGTAGTACTGTGGAGCTCTTCACTAGAATTTACTGTTCAGAAATCTACTAAATCCTTAATAGGTTCTGCTGCGTCTGGAGAAGGACTTGTGAATGTTTATAAGGGAACAGGAACTGTTTGGCTTGCTCCTACTCTAAAAATGATATAGTAGAAGATAATTCAAATTAAACAAATCAATATAATACTTTGAATATGAATTCAATAAAATAAGCTAAGATATTTTATGATAAGAATAGTAATGCTTTTGATACCATATGTTACTTAACATAAGAATGTACAGGAAAATTAGTTATTATAGAATACATAAATGGTAGAAAAGATAGGTATATAAAAAAACGATTCTAATAACTAGTCAATTAGATAAAGCTTACATATTTAACGATAAGAGTATTAAGGTTAATTATTAATTTTAAACTAATAATATTGATTCTATCAAAGTTTTTAGATTATAAAGTTTTAGAAATAAAAAACAAGCCGAAATATGAATATCCTTAGAATAAAGAGAAAATATTAAGTATTTTAATTAAAGGAAATTTTAGTTTTTGGCTTGCCTTTTTATTTTAATGTTTTATCTATATAGAACATTTACTTCCTATTATTTATATAGAGGTTATTTTAATATATTTAGCTTATAACTATTCTTTACATTCATCTAAACCTTCAATTAGGGTTCTGACCATTTTTATAACTAAATCCTTTTCCTTATCACTTCTTCCTTTTAACATAACATTCCATTGATTTCTTAGAAGCTCATCCTCATTATCTATATAATCTTTTAGGAGATAGTCAAGTGTAACTTCTAAGCAATTACAAATACTAATTAAAGTATCTAAAGAAGCTCCTCTTTCACCACGTTCAATTTGTCCTATATGTGTAGTGCTTATATTAACTAATTCAGCTAATTGCTCTTGTGTTAAATTTTTATGTCTTCTTAATTCTTTTATCCTACTACCTAAATAAACATTGTCCACAATATCACGCTCCTAGAATAAGTATATATAGATGAGAGAATAGTTTTAATACTCCTATAGATTTAAAATAACTCTCAAGGAGTATAATTTCGTTGACTATATTATTCCTGAATGATATTATTATATGTAGCAAAAAAGTTTAAACATACTTAAATTAATTAGTGTAATGTCATATGTAAGTAATACTAAAAACTAATATAATTATGTTCTACAACTTGTATCAAGCTTAGCAAGTATGTTTTAAAGATAATTCTAAATAGTTAAGATATTCATATATGTTAACTATTACGTGCAATATCATCTCTTTTTAGAGCTGTTGATTTACTCCGATAGTTAGGATCATAAGCTTTAAACAACTTTTAATTAAAATAGAAATTATCTAATATATAAAAAGGTTATGACTTTAAAATATATATACATAATAGACTTAGTCTTTATACTGATTATAATTTGTTGAGTAATAAGATGGCTTGAATAGGAAGCTAAGAATTTGATAATTACAACTATCAATATAAACGAATAATCTAACTATAGAAATAATTCATGGAGACACCATGTTGCGTATAATATAGCTGGTATAAGCTATTAGAGTAAATCCCCATAAAGTCTACCCATGCTTACTGTCATGCGTGTCTCCAATATAATAGTAAAATAAAAATATATGTGGTTAAACTTAATATTGTATAAAAATTATTCAAAATAAATCTGAAAAATATGAGTCATTGGTAAATTAAAAACGACTGTCTCTTTAACATCAATTTATTGTGGTATCATATATTTAGGTGATATTATATGAAAATTAATAGGTTATTTGGGATAGTATATATTTTACTTGATAAAGGAACAGTGACTGCAAAAGAGTTATCTGAACATTTTGAAGTTTCCACAAGAACAATTTATCGTGACATTGATACTCTTTCAGGTATTGGAATACCACTATATACTAATAAGGGGAAGTATGGTGGTATTAGCATTTTGGATAATTTTGTATTAAATAAGTCGATATTATCAGATCAGGAACAAAATGAAATATTGATGAGCTTACAAAGTTTGAAGTCTATAAAATTTCCTGAGATTGACTCTGTGCTTAATAAATTGAGTACCTTTTTTAATAAGCGAGAAAAGGAATGGATAGACGTTGATTTTTCTGACTGGAGTAGTGATGATAGTGAATCAGAAAAGTTTAATTTGATAAAGATTGCAATTTTGAATAAGAGCGTTTTAGTATTTGACTACTTTAGTTCTTATGGTGAGAAAACAAAAAGAACTGTTGAACCTATGAAGCTTCTATTTAAAGGACAGGGTTGGTACATACATGGATTTTGTAGAGTTAAAAATGATTTTAGAATATTTAAAATCAAAAGAATTAAAAATATCTGTTCTTTAAATGAAACCTTTAAAAGGGAAACTCCCAAAGATATTTGGAGCAACTTCAAATCACGTAACAACAGTGTAATAACACTGGTACTAAAGATTGATAAAAGTATGGCTTATAGAGTTTATGATGAATTTGATCCAGAATGTATTCAAAAAGATAATGATGGACATTTTATTGTAAATACAACTTTTCCTGAAGCTGAATGGATTTATGGATATATACTTTCATATGGAAATAGTATAGAGGTGCTAAGTCCTAAACATATTAGAGAAGAAATAAAAATAAAATTAGAGAACGGATTAAAGAAATATTTATAATATGACATATAGTTGTCAAGTTATGAGTGCTATACTGAATTCATTATTAAATGAAAAGAGGTATAAAAAATGAATTATGAAGTAGTATATTTAAAGGAAAAAACAGTATCAGGCTTGAAATCTCAAACAAGTAATAGTGATCCTAATATGTCAAAAGTAATAGGAGAGCTTTGGCAAAAGTATTTTGAAAAAGGAATTTATGAGTCTATACCAAATAAAAAAAATGAAAAATCAATTGGTCTATACACAAACTATGAAAGTGGTATTAATGGAACATATGATATTATGGTTTGTTGTGAGATATCAGACTCTTCAAATATGGTTGATGTTGTAGAGACATATATAATACCTGATGGTAAATATGCTAAGTTTATTGTAAATGGTGATGTGCAAAAAGCTGTGTCGGAGTTCTGGAATAAGCTATGGTCAATGGATTTAGACCGAAAATGCAGTTGTGATTTTGAAGAATATCAAAGTGGAAGTGATATGAGTAATACAGAAATACATATTTATATTTCAATAAATTAATATAAAAAATTAAGAGTAAATTATTTAGAAGAAACAAAAAGCACCTACAAGTTATCTGTAGGTGCTTTTTGTTTTTAAATAATATGTTAATCTGAATTTTAAAAAGAAGTGATATCTTTAATACTAATGTCCATGGGCTTCCTCATCAGCTTCTGCATCTGCTTTAGTTCTATGAACTGTGCCATGTGGATGCTGAGGTGGTGCATAAATAGAGTATAGCTTAATAGGCTTATGACCTATATTGACTAGATTGTGCCATGTTCCAGCAGGTATGATAAATGCAGAGTCATCAGATACTCTTCTTTGAAAATCT
This window harbors:
- a CDS encoding CatB-related O-acetyltransferase — encoded protein: MKGYIIKDHITNKNIEVGDYTYYSGYYHEKHFEDYCVRYLSPDMDDVDKLKIGKFCSIGSGATFIMSGNQGHKYDWVTTYPFFYTPDLNENALDGFERKGDTIIGNDVWIGTEAMIMPGVKIGDGAVIASRSVVTKNIEPYTIVGGNPAKEIKKRFSKEEIQMLLECKWWDVDINIIKKYIPLMCSNNIKEFVLKIKDEIR
- a CDS encoding YczE/YyaS/YitT family protein, yielding MHDIRKTFLNFIKLFIGLFLCALGIVMTINANLGLAPWDVFHKGISNILGTTIGQSNIIIGVFIVILDSLLGEKIGWGTLCNMFFVGIFMDFITSTSLISVMDTFTQGVIMILVGMFISGVASYLYISSGMGAGPRDGLMVALVKKTNKSVRFVRNSIEISVLTVGYVLGGFAGIGTLIISLGMGYFVQLAFKIFKFDVKKVKHRLIVDDIKALKRKLLRTQLSDKKES
- a CDS encoding GyrI-like domain-containing protein codes for the protein MNYEVVYLKEKTVSGLKSQTSNSDPNMSKVIGELWQKYFEKGIYESIPNKKNEKSIGLYTNYESGINGTYDIMVCCEISDSSNMVDVVETYIIPDGKYAKFIVNGDVQKAVSEFWNKLWSMDLDRKCSCDFEEYQSGSDMSNTEIHIYISIN
- a CDS encoding helix-turn-helix domain-containing protein, which translates into the protein MDNVYLGSRIKELRRHKNLTQEQLAELVNISTTHIGQIERGERGASLDTLISICNCLEVTLDYLLKDYIDNEDELLRNQWNVMLKGRSDKEKDLVIKMVRTLIEGLDECKE
- a CDS encoding ABC-F family ATP-binding cassette domain-containing protein, encoding MSILTVKNMSHGFGDRAIFENVSFRLLKGEHVGLIGDNGEGKSTFMNIITNKLIPDKGQIDWSNKVSVGYMDQHTELKKGKTIKSVLEEAFAYLFDMEMKMNDLYNRMGKMNDEEMSRALKQIGNIQDILDNNGFYSIDSKIEAVATGLGLRNLGLNKEVTDLSGGQRTKVLLAKLLLESPDILLLDEPTNYLDEDHIEWLRAYLKNYRNAFILISHDVQFLNSVVNVICHVENKTLTRYIGNYDSFLKEYEANKKQLKSAYEKQQEEIARLENFVKKNKARAATKGMATARQKKLDKMQRIKISSEKSKPQFQFKFSRASGKVIFEAKDLVIGYKEPLTKPLNLIMERDQKIALVGANGLGKSTLLKSLIGLIKPISGSVKSGSYQDIGYFEQEIKELNNNSVVDEVWNDLIEYNRHQIRGALARCGLTNKHIDSKISMLSGGEQAKVRLCKLINKPTNTLILDEPTNHLDVEAKRELKRALKEYEGSILLVCHESEFYRDVVTDIWNCEDWIK
- a CDS encoding AIM24 family protein, which gives rise to MSLRKNLTVAESLKSDGINIEVLEYDNLTATNAQEAENIFYMNKAGVKLRQCCVTLDGTRGVQLSSGAMSFMKGDIDIGTNVKGVGDFLGKFVSSKVTGEKAIKPLYKGVGEIYLEPSYKHFILHELKNESICMDDGMFFAAGEGIKISAKPIQRLSAAVAGGEGLFNLCAEGSGPLLLESKVPLSEILVYNLVNDTLKVDGNFVVLWSSSLEFTVQKSTKSLIGSAASGEGLVNVYKGTGTVWLAPTLKMI
- a CDS encoding helix-turn-helix domain-containing protein, whose protein sequence is MSIQENNPDYFIQNIGSIVRSLRKERGFSLEELSSKAGISKITLGNIERGEGNPTISVIWKIAKALSVQLMDILNIQNTVNISRFGEGIKISDEGKDWQIEPMFSESDGKLEVYRAYLAPKGTYTTKVNHPNAKKIITVMSGTTDITVSSKKHTLNEYDSISFHANEEHSYFNFSDELCILHLTMIYL
- a CDS encoding multidrug resistance efflux transporter family protein yields the protein MRAILIGILSSLFFSATFIINRAMNVSGLSWAWTASLRYFMAIPILFIIVAIRGELKPLFKEIKINPFKWLIWGSIGNIGFYALLSFSSIFAPAWLTAGTWQITIIAGALLSPMFYKIIKTPEGMKKVKEKIPLSNLKISMIILLGVICMQAKEATSISLLSFLMGFIPVIIAAFFFPLGNRKMMEVVQGRLNTFQRSLGMAISSIPICIVLAIYGFNSTGIPNGGHILNTFLLALFSGVFATVLYYYATDMVKNQSSLLAAVESTQSGTMVFTVLGDILLLGGSMPSGLSLVGIILIIVGMIMNGLFIGIKSS
- a CDS encoding helix-turn-helix transcriptional regulator; protein product: MKINRLFGIVYILLDKGTVTAKELSEHFEVSTRTIYRDIDTLSGIGIPLYTNKGKYGGISILDNFVLNKSILSDQEQNEILMSLQSLKSIKFPEIDSVLNKLSTFFNKREKEWIDVDFSDWSSDDSESEKFNLIKIAILNKSVLVFDYFSSYGEKTKRTVEPMKLLFKGQGWYIHGFCRVKNDFRIFKIKRIKNICSLNETFKRETPKDIWSNFKSRNNSVITLVLKIDKSMAYRVYDEFDPECIQKDNDGHFIVNTTFPEAEWIYGYILSYGNSIEVLSPKHIREEIKIKLENGLKKYL